A single Pan troglodytes isolate AG18354 chromosome 19, NHGRI_mPanTro3-v2.0_pri, whole genome shotgun sequence DNA region contains:
- the SDF2 gene encoding stromal cell-derived factor 2 — translation MAVVPLLLLGGLWSAVGASSLGVVTCGSVVKLLNTRHNVRLHSHDVRYGSGSGQQSVTGVTSVDDSNSYWRIRGKSATVCERGTPIKCGQPIRLTHVNTGRNLHSHHFTSPLSGNQEVSAFGEEGEGDYLDDWTVLCNGPYWVRDGEVRFKHSSTEVLLSVTGEQYGRPISGQKEVHGMAQPSQNSYWKAMEGIFMKPSELLKAEAHHAEL, via the exons ATGGCTGTTGTACCTCTGCTGTTGTTGGGGGGTTTGTGGAGCGCTGTGGGAGCGTCCAGCCTGGGTGTCGTTACTTGCGGCTCCGTGGTGAAGCTACTCAATACGCGCCACAACGTCCGACTACACTCACACGACGTGCGCTATGGGTCAG GTAGTGGGCAGCAGTCAGTGACAGGTGTAACCTCTGTGGATGACAGCAACAGTTATTGGAGGATACGGGGGAAGAGTGCCACAGTGTGTGAGAGGGGAACCCCCATCAAGTGTGGCCAGCCCATCCGGCTGACACATGTCAACACTGGCCGAAACCTCCATAGTCACCACTTCACTTCACCTCTTTCTGGAAACCAG GAAGTGAGTGCTTTTGGTGAGGAAGGTGAAGGTGATTATCTGGATGACTGGACAGTGCTCTGTAACGGACCCTACTGGGTGAGAGATGGTGAGGTGCGGTTCAAACACTCTTCCACTGAGGTACTGCTGTCTGTCACAGGAGAACAATATGGTCGACCTATCAGTGGGCAAAAAGAGGTGCATGGCATGGCCCAGCCAAGTCAGAACAGCTACTGGAAAGCCATGGAAGGCATCTTCATGAAGCCCAGTGAGTTGTTGAAGGCAGAAGCCCACCATGCAGAGCTATGA